A portion of the Planctomycetia bacterium genome contains these proteins:
- a CDS encoding response regulator gives MKDVFTTGEAAKICKVSQQTIIRCFDSGQLRGFRVPGSRFRRIPRAELYQFMKDNQIPTDALESGKRKVLVVDDDVELVELITEVLERDGRFETRSVNNGFDAGMMVKEYRPELIVLDVMLPDINGREVCQRVRGDSTMDSVRIICISGMVEDDKIEDLRAAGANDFMHKPFEIEQLVDRMCQLLDMEAANV, from the coding sequence ATGAAGGATGTCTTCACGACGGGCGAAGCGGCCAAGATTTGCAAAGTCAGCCAACAAACCATCATTCGCTGTTTTGACTCCGGACAACTGCGCGGTTTTCGCGTTCCGGGCAGCCGCTTCCGCCGCATTCCGCGGGCGGAACTGTACCAGTTCATGAAGGACAACCAGATTCCGACCGACGCGCTGGAAAGCGGCAAACGGAAGGTGCTGGTGGTCGACGATGACGTCGAGTTGGTGGAGCTGATCACGGAAGTGCTGGAGCGGGACGGCCGGTTCGAAACCCGGAGCGTCAACAACGGTTTCGACGCCGGCATGATGGTCAAGGAATACCGTCCCGAACTGATTGTGCTGGACGTGATGCTGCCGGACATCAATGGCCGCGAAGTCTGCCAGCGAGTCCGCGGCGACAGCACCATGGACTCGGTGCGGATCATCTGCATCTCCGGCATGGTGGAAGACGACAAGATCGAAGACCTCCGCGCCGCGGGGGCCAACGATTTCATGCACAAGCCGTTCGAGATCGAACAACTCGTCGACCGGATGTGCCAACTGCTGGATATGGAAGCGGCGAACGTGTAA
- a CDS encoding Rrf2 family transcriptional regulator, with amino-acid sequence MKLSAKTEYACIAMLELAAAYGSAEPVRIGAIAEKHGIPPRFLVQILLQLKGAGYVASTRGAAGGYQLIKSPDEVSLGAVMTVIDGPDDGPTNSALPQSIAARVLQEAWREVLQVEREMLDGLSFGDLLDRTKEPTEGMYHI; translated from the coding sequence ATGAAACTCTCCGCCAAGACTGAATACGCCTGCATCGCCATGCTCGAATTGGCGGCGGCGTATGGTTCGGCGGAACCGGTGCGGATCGGGGCAATTGCCGAAAAACACGGGATTCCGCCCCGTTTTCTGGTGCAGATCCTGCTGCAGCTCAAAGGCGCTGGATACGTCGCCAGCACGCGCGGGGCCGCCGGCGGCTACCAGCTCATCAAGTCGCCGGACGAGGTTTCTCTCGGTGCGGTGATGACCGTCATCGACGGCCCAGACGACGGTCCAACGAACAGCGCACTGCCCCAATCGATTGCCGCGCGGGTGTTACAGGAAGCCTGGCGCGAAGTGTTGCAAGTCGAACGTGAAATGCTCGACGGCCTCTCGTTCGGCGATCTGCTCGACCGCACGAAAGAGCCGACCGAAGGCATGTATCACATCTGA
- a CDS encoding rhamnulokinase family protein: MAAETFLAVDLGASSGRVMAGSFDGRLLALGEVNRFENGPVVVAGSKHWDLLHLWSHVCRGLTAAGAKYGDQIRSVGVDTWGVDFALLGRNNVLLGNPNHYRDHRTDGILDKAFRLVSREEIFHHSGLQFMQFNTLYQLLAMKWADSPLLEMAESLLMMPDVFNWLLTGVKVNEFTNATTTQFYNPTRGHWAADLFERFQLPLHILGEITQPGAKLGHLRQELAEETGLNNVEVVLPGTHDTASAVMAVPARGVGAEKPDWCYISSGTWSLMGLELPRPVVNDRCLQLNFTNEGGVGGTIRLLKNIGGLWLIQECRRIWAKQGCEFTWEALLRLSAEAPPLVSMVNPDDATLLAPADMPHAMRDYCRRTGQAQPADEGAMVRCALESLALRYRQVLGHLEELADTKIRTIHIVGGGALNRQLCQFTADACNRRVIAGPVEATAIGNVMMQAAAAGAVSNIAEAREVIRRSFSVEEYEPSEHREAWEAAYGVFERLTG; the protein is encoded by the coding sequence ATGGCGGCGGAGACATTCTTGGCGGTCGATCTGGGGGCCTCCAGCGGCCGGGTCATGGCCGGTTCCTTCGACGGGCGGCTCCTGGCCCTGGGCGAGGTGAACCGCTTCGAGAACGGGCCCGTCGTCGTTGCGGGCAGCAAACATTGGGACTTGCTGCACCTCTGGTCGCACGTTTGCCGGGGGCTGACGGCCGCCGGGGCGAAGTACGGCGATCAAATCCGCAGCGTCGGCGTCGACACCTGGGGGGTCGATTTCGCCCTGTTGGGACGGAACAACGTCCTGCTCGGCAACCCGAACCATTATCGCGACCACCGCACCGACGGCATTCTCGACAAGGCGTTTCGCCTCGTGAGCCGAGAGGAGATTTTTCATCACTCCGGACTGCAGTTCATGCAGTTCAACACGCTGTATCAACTGCTGGCGATGAAATGGGCCGATTCGCCGCTGCTGGAAATGGCCGAATCGCTGCTGATGATGCCCGACGTCTTCAACTGGCTGCTTACCGGCGTCAAAGTGAACGAGTTCACCAACGCCACCACGACGCAGTTCTATAATCCCACACGCGGGCATTGGGCCGCCGATCTCTTTGAGCGATTCCAGTTACCGCTTCACATCTTGGGCGAAATCACGCAGCCCGGTGCGAAGCTTGGCCACTTGCGCCAGGAACTGGCCGAAGAAACCGGGCTGAACAATGTCGAAGTGGTGCTACCGGGCACGCACGACACCGCCAGCGCCGTGATGGCGGTCCCCGCCCGAGGCGTCGGCGCGGAGAAGCCCGATTGGTGCTACATCAGCTCCGGCACCTGGAGCCTGATGGGCCTGGAGCTGCCGCGCCCCGTGGTGAACGATCGCTGCCTGCAACTCAACTTCACGAACGAGGGGGGCGTGGGCGGCACGATTCGACTGCTGAAAAACATCGGCGGACTCTGGCTCATTCAGGAATGCCGCCGCATCTGGGCGAAACAAGGTTGCGAATTCACCTGGGAAGCGCTGTTACGCTTGAGCGCCGAAGCGCCGCCGCTCGTCTCGATGGTGAACCCGGACGACGCCACGCTGCTTGCTCCGGCCGATATGCCGCACGCCATGCGCGACTACTGCCGCCGTACCGGACAAGCACAACCTGCCGATGAGGGCGCCATGGTGCGCTGCGCCCTGGAAAGCCTCGCCCTCCGCTACCGGCAAGTCCTTGGCCATCTTGAAGAACTCGCCGACACGAAGATTCGCACGATCCACATCGTCGGCGGCGGCGCCCTCAACCGGCAACTCTGCCAATTCACCGCCGACGCCTGCAACCGCCGCGTGATCGCCGGCCCAGTCGAAGCCACAGCCATCGGCAACGTCATGATGCAAGCCGCGGCAGCCGGCGCCGTCAGCAACATCGCCGAAGCCCGCGAAGTCATCCGCCGCTCCTTCTCAGTGGAAGAGTATGAACCATCGGAGCATCGCGAAGCCTGGGAAGCGGCTTATGGGGTGTTTGAACGGTTGACGGGGTGA
- a CDS encoding HAMP domain-containing sensor histidine kinase — MSAGVNFANWQVETLLSLLDAVLAEDGVVRAAHVRAALATEPEFAVLATEFGLTGDCDERRTIHCLQELLARYSREDNRDDAISPAHLAALARLRSVLGLRSRIVQLLGDFSHALDEAKLTALAEFAAGAGHEMNNPLAVISGRAQLLLRGETDEARRADLALIKTQATRVHEMIADLMLFARPPAPVKQDTDLTQLVRETIERVRAAADQRGVRIDSTFSRPVEISIDPAQISTALRGLIENALNAVSDGGIVSIDVQGTTIFVRDNGPGISTQERGLIFDPYYSGRQAGRGLGMGLPKCWRIIQQHGGELSVQGAQGGGTEFVIQLPLL; from the coding sequence GTGAGCGCCGGCGTGAACTTCGCGAACTGGCAAGTCGAAACGTTGCTGTCGTTGCTCGATGCCGTGTTGGCGGAGGACGGCGTAGTTCGCGCCGCGCATGTGCGCGCGGCGTTGGCAACCGAGCCCGAGTTCGCGGTACTTGCGACGGAATTCGGACTGACCGGAGACTGCGACGAGCGGCGAACGATCCACTGCTTGCAGGAATTGCTCGCGCGATATTCGCGAGAGGATAATCGTGATGATGCGATTTCGCCGGCGCATCTTGCGGCCCTTGCGCGGCTGCGAAGCGTGCTCGGGCTGCGCTCTCGCATAGTACAATTGCTTGGCGACTTTAGTCACGCCCTCGACGAAGCTAAGCTCACCGCGCTGGCCGAGTTTGCAGCCGGCGCCGGGCATGAGATGAACAATCCGCTGGCGGTGATCTCCGGCCGGGCGCAATTACTGTTGCGCGGCGAGACGGACGAAGCGCGGCGCGCGGACCTGGCGCTCATCAAAACGCAAGCGACGCGCGTGCATGAGATGATCGCCGATTTGATGCTCTTCGCGCGGCCGCCGGCGCCGGTGAAACAAGATACAGATTTAACGCAATTGGTCCGCGAAACCATTGAGCGCGTTCGCGCTGCGGCGGATCAGCGCGGCGTGCGGATCGACTCCACGTTTTCCAGGCCGGTGGAGATCTCCATCGACCCGGCGCAGATTTCTACGGCGCTGCGCGGGCTGATCGAGAACGCGTTGAATGCCGTTAGCGACGGCGGGATCGTTTCCATCGACGTGCAGGGGACGACGATCTTTGTGCGCGACAACGGCCCGGGCATCTCGACGCAGGAACGCGGGCTGATCTTCGATCCGTACTATTCAGGGCGACAAGCCGGGCGAGGGCTCGGCATGGGCTTGCCGAAATGCTGGCGCATCATTCAGCAGCACGGCGGCGAGTTATCGGTACAAGGGGCGCAAGGGGGCGGAACCGAGTTTGTAATTCAATTACCGCTACTGTAG
- a CDS encoding phosphoadenylyl-sulfate reductase, protein MPVLETTEPAPAPSSGPKVFSDEEIAFLAESSQKLETATPQEIIAWAVEHYFPKLTMATAFGPEGCAIIHMLAEIEPRVHVFNLDTGYQFKETLELRERIAQRYGILVEMKQPELTVAEYEAKHGGPLYKTNPDQCCADRKVKVLKQAAEGWDAWMTAIRRDQSPDRANAPIVGVDKKFNLVKVNPLANWTKQDVWKLITAHDVPYNPLHDQGYPSIGCWPCTRAVMFGEDERAGRWSGFQKTECGLHTKD, encoded by the coding sequence ATGCCCGTCCTGGAAACTACGGAACCTGCGCCGGCGCCCTCGTCTGGGCCGAAGGTGTTCTCCGATGAGGAGATCGCTTTCCTGGCGGAATCGAGCCAGAAGCTCGAAACGGCGACGCCGCAGGAGATTATCGCTTGGGCCGTGGAGCACTACTTTCCCAAGCTGACGATGGCCACGGCATTCGGCCCGGAAGGCTGTGCGATCATCCACATGCTGGCGGAGATCGAGCCGCGAGTGCATGTGTTCAACCTGGACACCGGCTATCAATTCAAAGAGACGCTGGAATTGCGGGAGCGCATCGCCCAGCGGTACGGAATCCTGGTCGAAATGAAGCAGCCGGAGCTGACGGTGGCCGAATACGAGGCCAAGCACGGCGGCCCGCTGTACAAGACGAACCCGGACCAGTGCTGCGCCGATCGCAAAGTGAAGGTCCTCAAGCAGGCGGCCGAGGGCTGGGACGCCTGGATGACGGCCATTCGCCGCGACCAGAGCCCGGACCGGGCGAACGCGCCGATCGTCGGTGTCGACAAGAAGTTCAACCTGGTGAAGGTGAACCCGCTGGCGAACTGGACGAAGCAGGACGTCTGGAAGCTGATCACGGCTCACGACGTCCCGTACAACCCGCTGCACGACCAGGGTTACCCGAGCATCGGCTGCTGGCCCTGCACGCGAGCGGTAATGTTCGGCGAAGACGAACGCGCCGGCCGCTGGAGCGGATTTCAGAAGACCGAGTGTGGATTGCATACTAAGGACTGA